In a single window of the Thunnus thynnus chromosome 9, fThuThy2.1, whole genome shotgun sequence genome:
- the si:rp71-46j2.7 gene encoding uncharacterized protein si:rp71-46j2.7 has translation MYLWRLSIAISLGLLWYFSDCGRTVTQYFLCFFFCLSTPLLFGNSGRETSTQTDEETEESPLQGTISVEYHDSTDEGNRQAEPLESQYPHVKRSLQQVFECAYAQLILPWYRVPEPCELQPLHQVLSKQIDFVIDRLIERAKDFDVCQAVVGSIRILTQHLHHARHSDGEVLFSSRAEEMAVLREFSDALVRNLFPDSLRGQEVNRCALNEIVALKGLGLLVTWLSDPDNLNQLVVSQLDSVTPKGSVEGLCGSNMERASLASQEGEGSEVSLEGAGISTSSRIEGKRKSNKIKVGWSKFVDKMKTKKAKKKKMKSMEQELVMRIMSLQADVSEDDVSSRESSVHSQQDSDVEERDLESYLTRVQEDMIEFKLSYEMWCVGCWVVSIPQVDWENEELVFTVHLEEKDSPENLQWDIRKTYMDVIFFRNRWQDSTNLPTILVLEESEIDDEVVEEVRVSVEHFLQELISDNLMGRAQPVFQFLCPLEKLLNEDEHYGGVWGLLSGLAYFLTPGQEEDENLSPETVALKEMIAPSPRPESLPHPREYHSASDVPGVTVPNIVVSRWKSHLELPEEADAETEKAVSSDSSSESCSQDKTEDSDNPFTSHIKMIIRGLTRSRSQESLVLTKHASDEDLPLSDCTPHCSQHEDLHVDGAEGPSWRHFSARSNKKEKTGFRMSGGSNKSKGKDHGTVPKGEDAHCQKSQVNREHVNREHLEATKAIFDLLKEISGNSILINIFDTILKPFMSVLKKKVNTFLNKINPTEAQMAAYIDALREKQWPELPAAAAPPQPPAPPRTDEEKNETRERAHHLISARYSNFLVLKKTDVETVFNLFQNSEENKTLVYMLLSFLFREFFPNEHSLHVSATALQKVTNSTP, from the exons ATGTATCTATGGCGCCTCTCCATCGCCATAAGCCTCGGCTTGCTGTGGTATTTTTCAGATTGTGGTCGGACAGTGACACAGTACTTTTTAtgcttcttcttttgtttgtcgACTCCGCTGTTATTCGGGAACAGTGGGCGAGAGACCAGCACTCAAACTGATGAAGAGACGGAAGAAAGCCCTCTCCAG GGAACTATTTCAGTGGAGTATCATGACTCGACTGATGAAGGTAACAGGCAGGCTGAACCACTGGAGTCACAGTATCCACATGTAAAGAGATCTCTACAGCAAG TGTTCGAGTGTGCCTACGCTCAGCTGATTCTGCCTTGGTACCGCGTCCCTGAGCCATGTGAGCTCCAGCCTCTGCACCAGGTGCTCAGCAAGCAGATCGACTTCGTAATCGACCGACTCATCGAACGAGCCAAAGACTTTGATGTTTGCCAGGCGGTCGTGGGCTCCATTCGCATTCTGACCCAGCACTTGCATCATGCAAGGCACTCTGACGG AGAGGTCTTGTTCAGCTCCAGAGCAGAGGAGATGGCAGTCCTCAGGGAGTTTTCTGATGCCCTGGTACGTAACCTTTTTCCCGATTCTCTCCGGGGCCAAGAAGTCAACCGCTGTGCCTTAAATGAGATCGTTGCCTTAAAGG GGCTGGGGCTGTTGGTGACATGGCTGTCCGACCCCGACAACCTGAACCAGCTGGTGGTGAGCCAGCTTGACAGCGTGACCCCCAAAGGCTCTGTAGAGGGGCTGTGTGGATCAAACATGGAACGTGCCTCTCTGGCTTCACAGGAGGGAGAGGGCAGTGAAGT GAGCTTGGAGGGAGCAGGAATTTCAACCAGCAGCAGGATCGAGGGCAAAAGGAAAA GCAACAAGATAAAAGTAGGATGGTCAAAATTTGTGGACAAGATGAAGACCAAGAaagccaagaagaagaagatgaaaagtATGGAGCAGGAGCTGGTGATGAGGATCATGTCCCTCCAGGCCGACGTGTCCGAGGACGATGTCAGTAGCAGAGAGAGTTCTGTTCACAGCCAGCAGGACTCTGACGTG GAGGAGAGGGATCTGGAGAGCTACTTGACAAGGGTCCAAGAGGACATGATAGAATTCAAGCTGTCGTATGAGATGTGGTGCGTTGGCTGCTGGGTCGTTAGCATCCCTCAA GTCGACTGGGAAAATGAGGAGCTGGTGTTCACTGTTCACCTGGAGGAAAAAGACAGCCCTGAAAACCTGCAGTGGGACATCAGAAAGACCTACATGGATGTCATATTTTTCCGCAACAGATGGCAG GACTCGACCAACCTGCCCACAATCTTGGTGCTGGAGGAGTCAGAGATTGATGATGAGGTCGTAGAAGAAGTAAGAGTATCAGTGGAGCACTTTCTGCAG gaATTAATATCTGATAATCTGATGGGCCGCGCTCAACCGGTTTTTCAGTTCCTCTGCCCACTTGAGAAACTGCTGAATGAAGATGAACATTATGGAGGCGTGTGGGGCCTTCTGAGCGGCTTGGCTTACTTCCTGACTCCAGGACAAGAGGAAGACGAG AACTTGAGCCCTGAGACAGTAGCCCTGAAAGAAATGATAGCGCCATCCCCACGACCAGAATCTCTACCTCACCCACGAGAATACCACAGTGCCAGTGATGTTCCTGGTGTGACAGTCCCAAATATTGTTGTCTCCCGTTGGAAGTCTCATTTAGAACTGCCTGAGGAAGCAGACGCAGAAACCGAAAAGGCTGTAAGCTCAGACTCTTCAAGTGAAAGCTGTTCTCAAGACAAAACAGAAGACTCTGATAATCCCTTCACCTCtcacattaaaatgatcatcAGAGGACTGACCCGATCCAGGTCACAAGAGTCTCTGGTCTTGACAAAACATGCCAGCGATGAAGACCTTCCTCTTTCCGACTGCACGCCACACTGCAGCCAACATGAAGACTTGCATGTGGACGGTGCAGAAGGCCCGTCGTGGCGTCATTTCAGTGCAAGGtcaaataaaaaggagaaaacaggtTTCAGGATGTCAGGTGGATCTAATAAATCTAAAGGGAAGGACCACGGAACTGTTCCAAAAGGGGAGGACGCCCACTGTCAGAAAAGCCAAGTGAACCGGGAACATGTGAACCGGGAACATCTGGAGGCGACCAAAGCCATATTTGATCTGCTGAAAGAAATATCTG GAAACTCCATTCttataaacatttttgataccATTTTGAAACCTTTCATGTCGGTCTTGAAAAA GAAAGTGAACACTTTCTTAAACAAGATCAACCCAACAGAAGCGCAGATGGCTGCGTACATCGATGCTCTGCGTGAGAAACAGTGGCCGGAgttaccagcagcagcagcacctccTCAACCTCCTGCACCTCCTCGCACAGACGAGGAGAAAAACGAGACCAGGGAACGAGCGCACCACCTCATCAGTGCCAGAT ATTCAAATTTTCTGGTCCTCAAGAAGACAGATGTGGAgactgtttttaatcttttccagaacagtgaagaaaacaaaacgCTGGTATAT ATGCTACTGTCATTCCTGTTTCGGGAATTTTTTCCTAATGAGCATTCCCTACATGTGAGCGCCACTGCCCTACAGAAAGTGACCAACTCCACCCCTTGA
- the slc25a5 gene encoding ADP/ATP translocase 2: MSEQAISFAKDFLAGGIAAAISKTAVAPIERVKLLLQVQHASKQISADKQYKGIVDCVVRIPKEQGFLSFWRGNLANVIRYFPTQALNFAFKDKYKKVFLDGVDKHKQFWRYFAGNLASGGAAGATSLCFVYPLDFARTRLAADVGKAGAEREFKGLGDCLVKISKSDGIKGLYQGFSVSVQGIIIYRAAYFGVYDTAKGMLPDPKNTHIIVSWMIAQSVTAVAGLVSYPFDTVRRRMMMQSGRKGADIMYSGTIDCWRKIARDEGGKAFFKGAWSNVLRGMGGAFVLVLYDELKKVL, from the exons ATGAGTGAACAAGCTATTTCATTCGCCAAGGACTTCTTGGCTGGTGGTATTGCCGCTGCCATCTCCAAAACAGCTGTTGCCCCCATCGAGAGAGTCAAGCTTCTTCTGCAG GTGCAACATGCCAGCAAGCAGATTTCAGCTGACAAGCAGTACAAGGGCATTGTCGATTGTGTCGTCCGTATCCCCAAAGAGCAGGGTTTCCTCTCGTTCTGGAGAGGCAATCTAGCCAACGTCATCCGATACTTCCCCACTCAGGCCCTCAACTTTGCTTTCAAGGACAAATACAAGAAGGTTTTCCTCGATGGCGTGGACAAGCATAAGCAGTTCTGGAGATACTTCGCAGGGAACTTGGCCTCTGGTGGTGCCGCTGGAGCCACGTCGCTCTGTTTCGTCTACCCCCTCGACTTCGCCAGAACACGTCTGGCCGCTGATGTGGGCAAAGCCGGAGCAGAGCGTGAGTTCAAAGGCCTGGGAGACTGCTTGGTGAAGATCTCAAAGTCTGATGGCATCAAGGGTCTGTACCAGGGCTTCAGTGTGTCAGTGCAGGGCATTATCATCTACAGAGCTGCTTACTTTGGCGTCTATGACACAGCAAAGG GCATGCTTCCAGACCccaagaacacacacattattgtcaGCTGGATGATTGCTCAGTCTGTGACTGCAGTCGCTGGTCTTGTGTCCTACCCCTTCGACACTGTCCGTCGTCGTATGATGATGCAGTCTGGACGCAAAGGAG CGGACATCATGTACAGCGGCACCATTGACTGCTGGAGGAAGATCGCCCGTGATGAGGGCGGCAAGGCTTTCTTCAAGGGAGCGTGGTCTAATGTGCTGAGAGGCATGGGTGGCGCTTTTGTGCTTGTCTTGTATGACGAGCTTAAGAAAGTCCTCTAA
- the slc25a43 gene encoding solute carrier family 25 member 43 — MASVKKDDRLTRSQSFLCVGFAGFFSKTVTSPLEVVKIKSQVGTFHCKRGFWQSFLLIYQNEGLRGFWKGNLVSCLRLFPYSAVHLATYKKIVHLHMDELGFISQWRAIFAGGLAGVAAALVTYPLEVAETRLIVQNCREPTYVGVVHTLSKISRNEGLLALYRGFSLTVLGAFPFSVGCYAVYMNLDKLWQEPPSRFSSLQNFINGCLAAGVAQTLSYPFETVKRKMQAQSARLPHFGGVDVHFNGVTDCFIQVVRNKGVLSLWNGLTANTIKIVPYFGLLFTCFEMCKQVCLYRNGYIISPLSYKLAPGVDQSLGPYELQEVKRYLKNRNFGSGESSFGNRW; from the exons ATGGCCTCTGTTAAAAAAGACGACAGACTAACGAGGTCTCAGAGCTTTTTGTGCGTCGGTTTCGCCGGATTTTTCAGTAAAACCGTCACGTCACCTTTGGAGGTGGTGAAAATCAAAAGCCAGGTGGGCACTTTTCATTGTAAAAGAGGTTTTTGGCAAAGTTTTCTCCTCATCTACCAGAATGAAGGACTTCGGGGATTTTGGAAGGGAAATCTCGTGTCTTGTCTCCGGTTGTTTCCCTACTCTGCAGTCCACCTGGCAACATATAAAAA GATAGTCCACCTACACATGGATGAACTGGGCTTCATCTCTCAGTGGAGGGCCATATTCGCTGGTGGACTAGCTGGCGTTGCCGCTGCTCTGGTCACGTATCCTCTGGAGGTGGCAGAGACCAGACTCATCGTTCAGAACTGCAGAGAGCCCACGTATGTCGGCGTTGTTCACACTCTCTCAAAGATCTCCAGGAATGAAGGGCTGCTTGCTCTCTACAGGGGCTTTTCCCTCACTGTCTTAG GTGCATTTCCCTTTTCTGTTGGATGCTATGCGGTCTACATGAACTTGGACAAGCTGTGGCAGGAGCCTCCTTCTCGCTTCTCTTCCCTCCAGAACTTCATCAATGGTTGTCTTGCAGCAGGAGTGGCTCAAACCCTCTCCTACCCTTTTGAAACTGTTAAACGGAAGATGCAG GCGCAGAGTGCCCGTCTCCCTCATTTTGGTGGAGTTGACGTTCATTTCAATGGAGTGACTGACTGTTTCATACAGGTGGTCAGAAACAAGGGCGTCCTCTCACTGTGGAACGGTCTTACTGCCAACACAATAAAG ATTGTTCCCTACTTTGGCCTTCTCTTCACCTGCTTTGAGATGTGTAAGCAGGTTTGCCTTTACCGCAACGGGTAcatcatctcacctctgagctaCAAACTTGCTCCAGGGGTCGACCAGAGCCTAGGGCCATACGAGCTGCAAGAGGTGAAGCGCTACTTGAAAAACAGGAATTTTGGGTCAGGGGAGTCGTCCTTTGGAAACCGCTGGTGA